One segment of Stappia sp. 28M-7 DNA contains the following:
- a CDS encoding VOC family protein — MPTPPPLQGILETAVYVDDLEKAHAFYAGVIGLERMVGGDRLCAYDAGPGETLLVFARGHTAEDVETDGGVIPGHHSDGPAHFAFRITADQLDPWRAHLAACGVPLRSEVTWPAGGTSLYVDDPDGNVVEFAAPPLWANFMG; from the coding sequence ATGCCGACACCGCCGCCGCTTCAGGGCATCCTGGAAACCGCCGTCTATGTCGATGACCTCGAAAAGGCGCACGCCTTCTACGCGGGCGTCATCGGGCTGGAGCGCATGGTGGGAGGCGATCGCCTTTGTGCCTACGACGCGGGCCCCGGCGAGACGTTGCTGGTCTTCGCGCGCGGGCATACCGCGGAGGATGTCGAGACCGACGGCGGCGTCATTCCCGGCCATCACAGCGACGGACCGGCCCATTTCGCCTTCCGCATCACCGCCGATCAGCTGGATCCGTGGCGCGCGCATCTTGCCGCCTGCGGTGTTCCCCTTCGCAGCGAGGTGACCTGGCCGGCCGGCGGCACCAGCCTTTATGTCGACGATCCGGACGGCAACGTGGTGGAGTTCGCGGCCCCGCCGCTCTGGGCGAATTTCATGGGGTAG
- a CDS encoding ATP-binding cassette domain-containing protein: MGSDMASGSVAIAVRGLDHWFGTGEARKQVLFDIDLEIRHGELVVLMGASGSGKTTLLTLIGCLRRVEAGSVALLGRELNGASEDDLVACRRDLGFIFQAHNLHESLTALQNVRMGLAVHGDRVAGDWREASRHVLGLVGLSERVDYLPGNLSGGQKQRVAVARALVGNPPVVLADEPTAALDRDSGLAVVEMLRRLGRERGTTTLMVTHDNRILDLADRIVRMEDGRIVEG, from the coding sequence ATGGGCAGCGATATGGCGTCCGGGTCCGTGGCCATTGCCGTGCGCGGTCTCGATCACTGGTTCGGGACGGGCGAAGCGCGCAAGCAGGTGCTGTTCGACATCGACCTGGAGATCCGGCACGGCGAATTGGTGGTGCTGATGGGTGCGTCGGGCTCCGGCAAGACCACGCTGCTCACCTTGATCGGCTGCCTGCGCCGGGTCGAGGCCGGGTCGGTGGCGCTGCTCGGGCGCGAGCTCAACGGCGCCAGCGAGGATGATCTCGTCGCATGCCGGCGGGACCTCGGCTTCATCTTCCAGGCGCACAACCTGCATGAAAGCCTGACGGCGCTGCAGAACGTGCGCATGGGGCTCGCGGTGCACGGGGACCGGGTTGCCGGCGACTGGCGCGAGGCCTCGCGCCATGTGCTCGGCCTCGTCGGCCTGTCGGAGCGGGTGGACTACCTGCCGGGCAACCTGTCGGGCGGGCAGAAGCAGCGCGTTGCCGTGGCCCGTGCGCTGGTCGGCAATCCGCCGGTGGTGCTGGCCGATGAGCCGACCGCCGCGCTCGACCGCGACAGCGGGCTTGCCGTCGTCGAGATGCTGCGCCGGCTCGGCCGCGAGCGCGGCACGACCACGCTCATGGTCACCCACGACAACCGCATCCTCGACCTTGCCGACCGCATCGTGCGGATGGAGGACGGCCGCATCGTCGAGGGGTGA
- a CDS encoding TetR/AcrR family transcriptional regulator, giving the protein MTQSDSAAETPKPRRRRKEARPGEIIDAGLQEFAENGFAATRLEDVAKRAGVVKGTIYRYFSSKEELFEAALASRITPFFDDVAGLVAAYPGSSEELVRTALPRIYKALFEDGLHVLMRIIITEGGRFPAIAELYHRRVISRGQEVIAALVRRGVERGEFRRSALTDLPIVVVAPAVMTIVWKMTFDRFEPIETRRFLAAHVDMVLEGLLAKDKGEPPRAGG; this is encoded by the coding sequence ATGACGCAGAGCGATTCCGCCGCGGAAACACCGAAGCCCCGGCGCCGGCGCAAGGAGGCCAGGCCCGGCGAGATCATCGATGCGGGACTTCAGGAGTTTGCCGAGAACGGCTTTGCGGCGACGCGGCTGGAGGATGTCGCCAAACGCGCGGGCGTCGTGAAAGGCACGATCTACCGCTATTTCTCCAGCAAGGAGGAACTGTTCGAGGCCGCGCTCGCCTCGCGCATCACCCCCTTCTTCGACGATGTGGCGGGGCTGGTCGCGGCCTATCCCGGCTCGTCGGAAGAGCTGGTGCGCACCGCCCTGCCGCGCATCTACAAGGCGCTGTTCGAGGACGGGCTGCACGTGTTGATGCGCATCATCATCACGGAAGGCGGGCGCTTTCCCGCGATTGCCGAGCTGTACCATCGCCGCGTCATCAGCCGCGGCCAGGAGGTAATCGCCGCCCTCGTGCGCCGGGGGGTGGAACGCGGCGAGTTCCGCCGCAGCGCGCTGACCGACCTGCCGATCGTCGTCGTCGCTCCGGCGGTGATGACCATCGTGTGGAAGATGACCTTTGACCGGTTCGAGCCGATCGAGACCCGGCGTTTCCTCGCCGCCCATGTCGACATGGTGCTGGAGGGCCTGCTGGCGAAGGACAAGGGCGAGCCGCCAAGGGCGGGAGGCTGA
- a CDS encoding RidA family protein, with protein sequence MTTPTPVFPENRHALYEAHGYSAAIRSGDLLFVSGQVGSREDGSPEPDFAAQVRRAFANLEATLAAAGCSFADLVDVTTFHTDPEAQFATIMEVKNEIFPKAPYPNWTAVGVTWLAGFDFEIKVIARIPAKN encoded by the coding sequence ATGACCACCCCCACCCCCGTCTTTCCCGAAAACCGCCATGCGCTTTACGAAGCGCACGGCTATTCCGCCGCCATCCGCTCCGGCGACCTTCTCTTCGTCTCCGGACAGGTGGGCAGCCGCGAGGACGGCTCGCCCGAACCCGACTTCGCCGCGCAGGTGCGCCGCGCCTTCGCCAATCTGGAGGCGACGCTTGCGGCAGCGGGCTGCAGCTTCGCCGATCTGGTGGACGTGACCACGTTCCACACGGACCCGGAGGCCCAGTTCGCGACGATCATGGAGGTGAAGAACGAGATCTTTCCGAAGGCGCCCTATCCGAACTGGACGGCGGTCGGCGTCACCTGGCTCGCCGGCTTCGACTTCGAGATCAAGGTGATCGCCCGCATTCCGGCGAAGAACTGA
- the devC gene encoding ABC transporter permease DevC, whose product MTGPLTPMLTALLGRLPIGWLQLVHNKGRLAAALSGVAFANVLIFMQLGFLGALVESIRLPYTVLNGDILVSASDANTLFDGSPLPRNRLYQALAVEGVASATGFYYGRIDWKQPDGTIRTMDLFGIDPTSAPFSDPLLARQAESLMLPDTALMDSKTRNVPGDLFAGIEAGTPYRFETRGREITVTGTFEIGGGFSADGYLVVSDQTFLRLFPARLPGAPNYVLVRLAPGADLTAVLADLRAALPASDSAVWTLDEAAARDQRFQTTQKPVGIVFGFGVVIGVLVGVIIVYQVLSTDVADHIREYATFKAMGYPQRFFLGIVFEEAFILALFGFVPGVLVALGLYAAVAAGTGLPIFMPAGRPVLVFLGTLAMCALSGAIATRRLARANPAELF is encoded by the coding sequence GTGACCGGCCCGCTCACTCCCATGCTCACCGCGCTGCTCGGCCGGCTGCCCATCGGCTGGCTGCAACTCGTGCACAACAAGGGGCGCCTGGCCGCCGCGCTGTCGGGCGTTGCCTTCGCCAATGTGCTGATCTTCATGCAGCTCGGCTTTCTCGGGGCGCTGGTGGAGAGCATCCGTCTGCCCTACACGGTGCTGAACGGCGACATTCTCGTCTCCGCCTCCGATGCCAACACCCTGTTCGACGGCAGCCCGCTGCCGCGCAACCGGCTCTATCAGGCGCTTGCCGTGGAGGGCGTCGCCTCCGCCACCGGCTTCTACTACGGCCGCATCGACTGGAAGCAGCCCGACGGCACCATCCGCACCATGGACCTGTTCGGCATCGACCCGACCAGCGCGCCCTTCAGCGATCCTCTGCTCGCCCGCCAGGCCGAGAGCCTGATGCTGCCCGACACCGCCTTGATGGACAGCAAGACCCGCAACGTGCCGGGCGACCTGTTCGCCGGCATCGAGGCCGGCACGCCCTATCGCTTCGAGACGCGAGGCCGGGAGATCACGGTGACGGGCACCTTCGAGATCGGCGGCGGCTTTTCCGCCGACGGCTATCTCGTCGTCTCCGACCAGACCTTCCTGCGTCTGTTCCCCGCCCGCCTGCCGGGCGCGCCGAACTACGTGCTGGTGCGCCTTGCACCGGGCGCCGACCTGACGGCGGTACTTGCGGACCTGCGCGCGGCGCTGCCGGCCTCCGACAGCGCGGTGTGGACGCTGGACGAGGCCGCCGCCCGCGACCAGCGCTTCCAGACGACGCAAAAGCCCGTCGGCATCGTCTTCGGCTTCGGCGTGGTGATCGGCGTCCTTGTCGGCGTCATCATCGTCTACCAGGTGCTGTCCACCGACGTTGCCGACCACATCCGCGAATACGCGACCTTCAAGGCGATGGGCTATCCGCAGCGCTTCTTCCTCGGCATCGTCTTCGAGGAAGCGTTCATCCTCGCCCTGTTCGGCTTCGTGCCGGGGGTGCTGGTTGCGCTCGGCCTTTATGCGGCGGTCGCCGCCGGCACCGGCCTGCCGATCTTCATGCCCGCCGGCCGGCCGGTCCTGGTCTTTCTCGGCACGCTCGCCATGTGCGCGCTCTCGGGCGCCATCGCCACGCGGCGGCTGGCGCGGGCCAATCCGGCGGAGCTGTTCTGA
- a CDS encoding proteasome-type protease, whose amino-acid sequence MTYCVGLKLDRGIVMAADTRTNAGLDNVATFKKLHVWEKPGDRVICMMAAGNLAVTQSVVSLLSERLKSEDPGRPTLHSVDTMFQAARLVGSAVRDVRAIDGEALAANSESFSVTFLLGGQIKGEAPRLFQIYSAGNFIEASADTPFLQIGEHKYGKPILDRVTQADMRLGQAAKLVLLSFNSTLRSNLSVGMPIDMLLYNTDSFSAHRQTRIREDDPYFADLSRMWSEKLRDAVAEIPDFEI is encoded by the coding sequence ATGACCTATTGTGTCGGTCTGAAGCTCGATCGCGGCATCGTGATGGCCGCTGACACGCGCACCAATGCCGGGCTCGACAATGTCGCCACCTTCAAGAAGCTGCATGTGTGGGAAAAGCCCGGCGACCGGGTGATCTGCATGATGGCGGCCGGCAACCTGGCCGTCACCCAGTCGGTGGTGAGCCTGCTCAGCGAGCGGCTGAAGAGCGAGGATCCGGGCCGGCCGACGCTGCATTCGGTGGACACCATGTTCCAGGCGGCGCGGCTGGTGGGCAGCGCCGTGCGCGACGTGCGCGCCATCGACGGCGAGGCGCTGGCCGCCAATTCGGAGAGCTTCAGCGTCACCTTCCTGCTGGGCGGTCAGATCAAGGGCGAGGCGCCGCGCCTCTTCCAGATCTATTCCGCCGGCAACTTCATCGAGGCCTCTGCCGACACGCCCTTCCTGCAGATCGGCGAACACAAATACGGCAAGCCGATCCTCGACCGGGTGACGCAGGCGGACATGCGCCTCGGCCAGGCCGCCAAGCTCGTGCTGCTGTCGTTCAACTCGACGCTGCGCTCGAACCTGTCGGTCGGCATGCCCATCGACATGCTGCTCTACAACACCGACAGCTTCTCCGCCCATCGCCAGACCCGCATCCGCGAGGACGATCCCTATTTCGCGGACCTGTCGCGCATGTGGTCGGAAAAGCTGCGCGACGCGGTGGCCGAGATTCCCGACTTCGAGATCTGA
- a CDS encoding endonuclease/exonuclease/phosphatase family protein, which produces MRGRDYLTVGFWNIEKHNVLPEEGQAVFESQMLRRSNYVMRTIESWFSVSQFDVLILAEVAQRRTGGEDFARTLATRLSRSFGLRRCNMQGSFHWFEGNGGRVGPCNYIAIWNDGLPELTGLGNRVEFYWERDWVRPMIVLQGGTLVVGGLHAKSARRDLARQEILESCIYLYRNYRQRAVLIGDMNIPYKAFPAETERELAMWGWERRPPGMPATFKSRGARYNSSVLDYMWHNGGVTVSRADPPMHPYDGWDENDHAPIQYDAVWNMDGYDKADEMDWDEEVA; this is translated from the coding sequence ATGCGCGGCCGGGACTATCTGACTGTCGGCTTCTGGAACATCGAGAAGCACAATGTGCTGCCCGAAGAGGGGCAGGCGGTGTTCGAAAGCCAGATGCTTCGGCGCAGCAACTACGTGATGCGGACCATCGAAAGCTGGTTCTCGGTCTCGCAGTTCGATGTACTGATCCTTGCGGAGGTCGCGCAGCGGCGAACCGGCGGCGAAGACTTCGCCCGGACGCTGGCGACACGGCTCAGCCGGAGTTTCGGTCTGCGACGGTGCAACATGCAGGGCTCCTTCCATTGGTTCGAGGGCAATGGCGGCCGGGTCGGTCCCTGCAACTACATTGCGATCTGGAATGACGGCCTCCCGGAACTGACCGGGCTCGGGAACCGCGTAGAATTCTACTGGGAGCGCGACTGGGTACGGCCGATGATCGTCCTGCAAGGCGGGACGCTGGTCGTGGGAGGGCTGCACGCCAAGTCGGCGCGCCGCGATCTTGCGCGGCAGGAGATTCTGGAGAGCTGCATCTACCTTTACCGGAACTATCGGCAACGGGCGGTGCTGATCGGCGACATGAACATCCCCTACAAGGCCTTTCCGGCTGAGACGGAGCGCGAGCTTGCGATGTGGGGATGGGAGCGCAGACCGCCCGGTATGCCCGCGACCTTCAAGTCGCGGGGCGCGCGGTACAACTCGTCGGTGCTCGACTATATGTGGCACAACGGCGGCGTGACGGTGAGCCGGGCCGATCCTCCCATGCACCCGTATGACGGCTGGGACGAGAACGACCACGCTCCGATCCAGTACGACGCCGTGTGGAACATGGACGGCTACGACAAGGCCGACGAGATGGACTGGGACGAAGAGGTGGCGTGA
- a CDS encoding ATP12 family chaperone protein — MRDLLSDIEAGSTVDPVKRARALSRRELPKRFYKEVQVARQDDGLHAVQLDGRPVKTTGRNLLALAEEEIARGIAGEWDAQGKEIDPATMPLTRIANVAIDAVPERAGEVADDVAAYAGNDLLFYRAETPQSLVERQNAIWGPVLSWAEARFGGRFVLAEGVMPVRQDAALLARIREALSPLAPLPLAALHVATTLSGSALLALALMEGELSADEAWAAAFVDEDWNIEHWGEDPEAAALRASRRRDFDAAALILNVCAGRGLD; from the coding sequence ATGCGCGACCTGTTGAGCGATATCGAGGCCGGCAGCACCGTCGATCCGGTCAAGCGCGCCAGGGCCCTGTCCCGCCGCGAGCTGCCCAAGCGCTTCTACAAGGAGGTGCAGGTCGCGCGGCAGGACGACGGGCTGCACGCGGTGCAGCTCGACGGACGCCCGGTGAAGACGACGGGGCGCAACCTTCTGGCGCTTGCCGAGGAAGAGATCGCCCGTGGCATCGCCGGCGAATGGGACGCGCAGGGCAAGGAGATCGATCCCGCCACCATGCCGCTTACCCGCATCGCCAATGTGGCCATCGATGCGGTGCCGGAGCGGGCCGGGGAGGTCGCCGACGACGTCGCCGCCTATGCCGGCAACGATCTGCTGTTCTACCGGGCGGAAACCCCGCAATCGCTGGTCGAGCGGCAGAACGCCATCTGGGGGCCGGTGCTGTCCTGGGCCGAGGCGCGGTTCGGCGGCCGTTTCGTGCTGGCGGAGGGCGTCATGCCGGTGCGCCAGGACGCGGCGCTGCTGGCGCGCATCCGCGAGGCGCTGTCGCCGCTTGCGCCCCTGCCGCTTGCGGCGCTGCATGTGGCAACGACGCTGAGCGGCTCGGCGCTGCTGGCGCTAGCGCTGATGGAGGGCGAGCTGTCGGCCGACGAGGCCTGGGCGGCTGCCTTCGTCGACGAGGACTGGAACATCGAGCACTGGGGCGAGGACCCGGAAGCGGCTGCGCTGCGCGCCTCGCGCCGCCGGGACTTCGATGCGGCCGCGCTGATCCTGAACGTCTGCGCGGGCCGCGGCCTCGACTGA
- a CDS encoding TetR/AcrR family transcriptional regulator, whose translation MAPRRRAETMEENRAKLIAAGRKAFAEKGFAAASMDELTAEAGLTRGALYHNFGDKKGLLAAVVAQVDGEMAARAKAVGAGLGDAWQGLLAEGAAYIEMALDPEVQRIVLLDGPAFLGDPSQWSSQNACLQGTRQTVARLVEAGVMKPVDVDAAARLLSGAALNAALWVAASEDPRSALPRAVEAFQAMSEGLLRGRDGQ comes from the coding sequence ATGGCGCCAAGACGGCGTGCCGAGACGATGGAGGAAAACCGCGCGAAGCTGATCGCGGCGGGGCGGAAGGCCTTTGCCGAGAAGGGGTTCGCTGCGGCCTCGATGGATGAGCTGACGGCGGAGGCCGGCCTGACGCGCGGCGCGCTCTACCACAATTTCGGCGACAAGAAGGGGCTTCTTGCCGCCGTCGTTGCCCAGGTCGACGGCGAGATGGCCGCCCGGGCCAAGGCGGTCGGGGCGGGGCTCGGCGATGCGTGGCAGGGGCTGCTTGCGGAAGGGGCCGCCTATATCGAGATGGCGCTGGATCCGGAGGTCCAGCGCATCGTGCTGCTGGACGGGCCCGCGTTTCTCGGCGACCCGTCGCAATGGTCGAGCCAGAATGCCTGCCTGCAGGGCACCCGCCAGACGGTCGCCCGGCTGGTCGAGGCCGGCGTCATGAAGCCTGTCGATGTGGACGCCGCCGCGCGGCTGCTGAGCGGTGCCGCGCTCAACGCAGCGCTCTGGGTCGCGGCGAGCGAGGACCCGCGTTCCGCCCTGCCGCGGGCGGTCGAGGCGTTCCAGGCGATGTCGGAAGGGCTGCTGCGGGGCAGGGACGGGCAGTGA
- a CDS encoding HAD-IA family hydrolase has translation MYLVIFDCDGTLVDSQDTILHGLAVGFEAVGLAPPSREAGLSIVGLSLEVAFRQLAAPEHHHLVPAMAEAYRQSKVSRRLAGLDHDPLYPGAREALDALSARDDVLLGIATGKAMRGVHHMQESHGLEGRFITIQTADKAPSKPHPGMILQAMAETGAEAARTVMIGDTGFDMEMARAAGVAGLGVSWGYHPRARLEAAGAARILDRFDELVPALGTLLGWGDMEERELA, from the coding sequence CTGTATCTGGTCATCTTCGATTGTGACGGTACGCTGGTCGACAGCCAGGACACCATCCTGCACGGCCTTGCCGTCGGGTTCGAGGCCGTCGGTCTCGCACCGCCCTCGCGCGAGGCGGGTCTTTCGATCGTCGGCCTGTCTCTGGAAGTGGCCTTCCGGCAGCTGGCGGCGCCCGAGCATCATCATCTGGTGCCGGCGATGGCGGAGGCCTATCGCCAGTCCAAGGTCTCCCGCCGGCTTGCCGGGCTCGATCACGATCCGCTCTATCCCGGCGCGCGCGAGGCGCTCGACGCGCTTTCGGCCCGCGACGACGTGCTGCTCGGCATCGCCACCGGCAAGGCCATGCGCGGCGTCCACCACATGCAGGAAAGCCACGGGCTGGAGGGGCGGTTCATCACCATCCAGACCGCCGACAAGGCGCCGTCCAAGCCGCATCCGGGCATGATCCTGCAGGCGATGGCGGAGACGGGGGCAGAGGCGGCGCGCACGGTGATGATCGGCGATACCGGCTTCGACATGGAGATGGCGCGCGCGGCCGGCGTTGCGGGGCTCGGCGTCAGCTGGGGCTACCATCCGCGGGCGCGGCTGGAGGCGGCGGGCGCGGCGCGCATTCTCGACCGTTTCGACGAGCTCGTACCGGCGCTGGGCACCCTGCTCGGCTGGGGCGACATGGAAGAAAGGGAGCTTGCGTGA
- the crcB gene encoding fluoride efflux transporter CrcB, producing the protein MQHLFLVALGGGLGAAGRHLVNLAALRTFGPGFPAGTLTVNVVGSLAMGLLVGWLASRPDGVGPGLRLFLATGFLGGFTTFSAFSLDVVTLWERGEATTALFYAAVSVVVSVAALFAGLMVMRTLTAA; encoded by the coding sequence ATGCAGCACCTCTTTCTGGTGGCGCTGGGCGGCGGACTGGGAGCGGCCGGCCGCCATCTCGTCAATCTCGCCGCGCTCAGGACCTTCGGCCCCGGCTTTCCTGCCGGCACGCTGACGGTCAACGTGGTCGGCTCGCTGGCGATGGGGCTGCTGGTGGGCTGGCTCGCCTCGCGCCCGGACGGGGTGGGGCCGGGCCTGCGGCTGTTCCTTGCAACCGGCTTTCTCGGAGGCTTCACCACCTTCTCGGCCTTCTCGCTCGACGTCGTTACCCTGTGGGAGCGCGGCGAGGCGACGACGGCGCTTTTCTACGCCGCCGTTTCTGTCGTGGTGTCGGTTGCCGCGCTGTTCGCCGGGCTGATGGTGATGCGCACGCTGACGGCCGCTTGA
- a CDS encoding RluA family pseudouridine synthase, which yields MSGIEQKTVTSDEAGMRLDRWFKTHYPGLGHGHLQKLLRTGQVRVDGKRAETSTRVGTGQVVRIPPLTVDAHVAAKDSANAKPKPRKLVAGDREAVEAMILYEDREVMVLNKPAGLAVQGGSGLTRHLDGMLEAFRDAKGEKPRLVHRLDRETSGILLLAKTRKAASEMAKSFRARQTRKIYWALVAGVPKPRQGRVSTYLARDEGEERMRVARHGEDEAQHSVSLYSVVENAGPKVSWVSLRPITGRTHQLRAHTAHIHHPIVGDPKYFNIENWEFPGGLQNKLHLHARRIVIPHPSGRGTIDVSAPLPPHMQQSWNLLGFDASQYDPETNDPEE from the coding sequence ATGTCCGGTATCGAACAGAAGACCGTCACCTCGGACGAGGCCGGCATGCGGCTCGACCGCTGGTTCAAGACCCACTATCCGGGGCTCGGCCACGGCCACCTGCAGAAGCTGCTGCGCACCGGCCAGGTGCGCGTCGACGGCAAGCGCGCGGAAACCTCCACCCGCGTCGGCACCGGCCAGGTGGTGCGTATCCCGCCGCTCACCGTCGATGCCCATGTGGCGGCGAAGGACAGTGCCAACGCCAAGCCCAAGCCGCGCAAGCTGGTGGCCGGCGACCGTGAGGCGGTCGAGGCGATGATCCTCTACGAGGACCGCGAGGTCATGGTGCTGAACAAGCCGGCGGGCCTTGCCGTGCAGGGCGGCTCCGGCCTGACGCGCCATCTCGACGGCATGCTCGAGGCGTTCCGCGACGCAAAGGGCGAGAAGCCCCGTCTCGTCCACCGGCTCGACCGCGAGACCTCCGGCATCCTGCTGCTGGCCAAGACGCGCAAGGCCGCGTCCGAGATGGCCAAGTCCTTCCGCGCCCGCCAGACCCGCAAGATCTACTGGGCGCTGGTCGCCGGCGTGCCGAAGCCGCGCCAGGGCCGCGTGTCCACCTATCTGGCCCGCGATGAGGGCGAGGAGCGCATGCGCGTTGCCCGCCACGGCGAGGACGAGGCACAGCATTCCGTCTCGCTCTATTCGGTGGTGGAAAATGCCGGGCCGAAGGTGTCCTGGGTCTCGCTGCGGCCGATCACCGGCCGCACGCACCAGCTGCGCGCCCACACCGCCCATATCCATCATCCCATCGTCGGCGATCCGAAATACTTCAACATCGAGAACTGGGAGTTCCCCGGCGGCCTGCAGAACAAGCTGCATCTGCATGCCCGTCGCATCGTCATTCCGCATCCTTCGGGGCGCGGCACCATCGATGTCTCGGCGCCGCTGCCGCCGCATATGCAGCAGAGTTGGAACCTGCTCGGCTTCGATGCCTCGCAGTACGACCCCGAGACGAACGACCCGGAGGAGTAG
- a CDS encoding HlyD family efflux transporter periplasmic adaptor subunit: MSSTSSPAAGGRAEPSHPAASSGETSDLPLAVVRRESPRSGASRRRLWPILSRLRSLALGLVLIGGGIAAGAALQARGILPFAAVDTGAPRVSMSAATVQETTAVFGLGRLLPDGFVVTVAPPFGAGDARVARLLVAEGEAVAQGQPLAELDNRPQLLAALASAEAAVRQRQAELARQRVSVAASREEARAGLQRAEVAAATARRDLARSQELLARGHVTRATHDDAVARSDAAEQEVESARATLGRYLADTPDAQADIAVALRNIEAAQAALALAQADLARSQVLAPAGGVVLDIHVRPGERPGERGILDMGDIDKMMAEIEIYQSRIGAVKTGDAVAITGEAFDGTIAGKVQRIGWDVGRQTATGADPAARTDARVIKVYVAIEPADIARVRRFTNLQVTARISTGEGT, encoded by the coding sequence ATGTCCTCAACCTCGAGCCCTGCTGCGGGCGGTCGAGCCGAACCTTCGCACCCCGCCGCATCGTCCGGCGAGACGTCCGACTTGCCGCTGGCGGTGGTGCGGCGCGAGTCGCCGCGCTCCGGGGCGTCCCGCCGGCGACTATGGCCGATCCTCTCCCGCCTGCGTAGTCTTGCGCTCGGGCTGGTTCTCATCGGCGGCGGCATTGCCGCTGGCGCTGCGCTTCAGGCGCGGGGGATCCTGCCCTTCGCGGCCGTCGATACGGGCGCACCGCGCGTGTCGATGTCTGCGGCAACGGTGCAGGAGACCACTGCCGTCTTCGGCCTCGGCCGCCTGCTGCCCGACGGGTTCGTCGTCACCGTCGCCCCGCCCTTCGGGGCGGGGGATGCCCGTGTCGCGCGGTTGCTGGTGGCGGAGGGCGAGGCGGTCGCGCAGGGCCAGCCACTGGCCGAGCTCGACAACCGTCCGCAGCTTCTGGCAGCCCTTGCCTCGGCTGAGGCCGCCGTGCGCCAGCGCCAGGCGGAGCTGGCCCGCCAGCGGGTTTCCGTCGCCGCCAGCCGGGAGGAGGCGCGCGCCGGGCTCCAGCGGGCCGAGGTAGCCGCCGCCACCGCGCGCAGGGACCTTGCGCGCTCGCAGGAGCTTCTCGCCCGCGGCCATGTCACCCGCGCCACCCATGACGATGCGGTCGCAAGATCGGACGCGGCGGAGCAGGAAGTGGAAAGCGCGCGCGCAACGCTCGGGCGCTACCTCGCCGACACGCCGGATGCCCAGGCGGATATCGCCGTTGCCCTGCGCAACATCGAGGCCGCGCAGGCCGCCCTTGCCCTGGCGCAGGCGGACCTTGCGCGCTCGCAGGTTCTGGCGCCCGCCGGCGGCGTCGTCCTCGACATCCATGTGCGCCCCGGCGAAAGGCCGGGCGAGCGCGGCATTCTCGACATGGGCGACATCGACAAGATGATGGCCGAGATCGAGATCTACCAGTCGCGGATCGGCGCGGTGAAGACGGGCGATGCCGTCGCCATCACCGGCGAGGCCTTCGACGGCACGATTGCGGGCAAGGTCCAGCGGATCGGCTGGGATGTCGGCCGCCAGACCGCGACCGGCGCGGATCCGGCCGCGCGCACCGATGCGCGCGTGATCAAGGTCTATGTCGCCATCGAGCCGGCAGACATCGCCCGCGTGCGCCGCTTCACCAACCTGCAGGTCACCGCCCGCATCAGCACGGGGGAGGGCACGTGA